The following coding sequences lie in one Crassostrea angulata isolate pt1a10 chromosome 10, ASM2561291v2, whole genome shotgun sequence genomic window:
- the LOC128167075 gene encoding uncharacterized protein LOC128167075, whose protein sequence is MISTWLILCLFADIFYLVSCNCSTNCSEIVCAKGDDPICHGSKCVCKRHTGVCFSDAECGYGQHCDHPMCDTSSHQCHCGHLPRHHHHCSSDPDCTSSSSHCSSGVHSRCYHGYCYCLEKFLVGECGHHHHHHHEECPPHSCPSSYSNICSSNQQCGCIRDSFECLEDSHCAHHGCHGNGKPTCENNGCVCIDKVSVTCNAGWIKFGENCYRKHGHQADWIHAMKDCKGNGAALVDIGSHEEQSFVQKMAGGNDVWIAGSDSSEEGKWRWFGSGQTWSYTNWNKGQPDNFKDQEDCAVMTSGGHWNDTNCNEHRNYICEQTTAKHQCTSPWIERNGACYKLFTDKALWSDALETCQLHSATLVYLENSQENEFVHGLTGGKDIWIGGNDGQRDRTWSWVGTNLVWGYSKWDSGEPDNRLDEDCIAMIANGTWHDTFCNTKTQLEFVCKRKLPPINGGWSHFGHYAACSVSCGGGATTRSRTCSNPAPKWGGDDCSGSSTQTSSCNTNPCPVDGLWSAWGAWGHCSKTCGGGTRERHRTCTNPAPSHGGANCIGSLTVTESCNTQHCPIAGSWSAWGAWGKCSVTCGRGTHERHRTCSNPAPSHGGADCVGSTTLTQHCESVHCPIDGSWSAWGAWGHCSVTCGGGTKERHRTCSNPVPSHGGANCVGSNKNSHPCNDASCPTAAPGVPCPVCDQSMNCVWGNECPDGQTCMIRSYPHYKFTVHCSIKDDCHFIKAVTTSGEIYCCDDRQCLRNILGL, encoded by the exons ATGATCTCGACATGGCTAATTCTTTGTCTCTTTGCAG ACATATTTTACTTGGTATCTTGCAACTGCAGCACTAATTGCTCAGAAATAGTATGTGCCAAAGGTGATGACCCGATTTGCCATGGTTCAAAATGCGTTTGTAAAC GACACACGGGGGTGTGTTTTAGTGACGCTGAATGCGGATACGGACAACATTGTGATCACCCAATGTGTGACACCTCTTCCCACCAATGTCATTGCGGAC ATCTACCTCGCCACCACCACCACTGCTCTTCGGACCCCGACTGTACAAGCTCAAGCAGCCATTGTAGCTCGGGAGTTCACAGCCGGTGTTACCATGGCTATTGCTATTGCTTAG AGAAATTTTTGGTCGGAGAATGTGGTCATCACCACCACCATCATCATGAAGAATGTCCTCCTCATTCTTGCCCCTCATCTTACAGTAATATATGTTCAAGTAACCAGCAGTGTGGCTGTATTC GTGACTCTTTTGAGTGTTTGGAAGACTCTCATTGTGCCCACCATGGCTGCCATGGCAACGGAAAACCTACTTGTGAAAATAACGGATGTGTCTGTATTG ATAAGGTTTCAGTAACATGCAATGCCGGATGGATAAAATTTGGGGAGAATTGCTACCGCAAGCATGGACACCAAGCAGATTGGATACACGCCATGAAAGACTGTAAAGGAAATGGTGCTGCTCTAGTAGATATCGGTTCCCACGAGGAGCAGTCATTTGTTCAAA aaatGGCTGGTGGAAATGATGTCTGGATTGCTGGTTCGGATTCAAGTGAAGAGGGCAAGTGGAGATGGTTTGGCAGTGGTCAAACTTGGAGTTACACAAACTGGAACAAAG GACAACCTGATAACTTTAAAGATCAGGAGGATTGCGCCGTTATGACCTCTGGTGGACATTGGAACGATACAAACTGTAACGAACACAGAAACTACATCTGTGAACAAACGA CTGCTAAACATCAGTGCACATCTCCTTGGATAGAAAGAAACGGAGCATGCTATAAGCTATTTACAGACAAGGCCTTGTGGTCAGATGCTTTAGAAACTTGTCAACTTCATTCAGCAACCCTGGTTTACTTGGAAAATTCACAAGAAAATGAATTTGTTCACG GTTTAACTGGAGGAAAAGATATATGGATTGGAGGAAATGATGGACAGAGAGACAGGACATGGTCTTGGGTCGGCACCAATTTGGTGTGGGGATATTCAAAGTGGGACTCAG gaGAGCCAGACAATAGATTAGATGAAGACTGCATCGCGATGATTGCGAACGGTACATGGCATGATACATTCTGCAATACCAAAACTCAGCTTGAATTTGTTTGTAAAAGGAAGC TTCCTCCTATTAATGGTGGATGGTCACACTTCGGGCATTATGCAGCTTGCTCTGTTTCTTGCGGAGGAGGGGCAACCACAAGGTCAAGGACGTGTTCCAACCCAGCCCCTAAATGGGGAGGCGACGACTGTTCTGGGTCATCCACTCAAACTTCGTCTTGCAACACAAATCCATGCCCAG tTGACGGATTGTGGTCCGCATGGGGTGCATGGGGACATTGTAGTAAAACATGTGGTGGAGGAACCCGAGAACGTCATAGAACGTGCACAAACCCGGCCCCAAGTCACGGAGGGGCGAACTGTATTGGATCTCTTACAGTTACTGAAAGTTGCAATACTCAGCATTGTCCAA TTGCCGGTTCGTGGTCTGCCTGGGGTGCCTGGGGAAAATGTTCCGTTACGTGTGGTAGAGGAACTCATGAACGTCACAGAACGTGTTCAAACCCGGCCCCAAGCCACGGAGGAGCGGACTGTGTCGGGTCTACAACTCTTACACAACACTGCGAAAGCGTTCATTGTCCAA TTGATGGTTCCTGGTCCGCCTGGGGCGCTTGGGGACATTGTTCTGTAACGTGTGGTGGAGGAACAAAGGAACGTCATAGGACCTGTTCAAACCCGGTCCCAAGTCACGGAGGGGCCAATTGTGTCGGGTCTAATAAGAACTCGCATCCCTGCAACGATGCCTCTTGTCCAA ctGCAGCACCAGGCGTACCATGCCCAGTCTGCGACCAATCCATGAACTGTGTGTGGGGAAATGAGTGTCCGGACGGTCAAACTTGCATGATTCGATCCTACCCACATTACAAATTTACGGTCCATTGCTCCATT aAAGATGACTGTCATTTTATCAAAGCAGTTACCACATCGGGCGAGATATATTGCTGTGATGACAGgcaatgtttaagaaatattcTTGGTTTATGA